The Saccharothrix variisporea genome has a segment encoding these proteins:
- a CDS encoding DegT/DnrJ/EryC1/StrS family aminotransferase, which yields MISLFQPQVGDEELAAVAEVVASRWLGHGPRTAAFEAEFAEHLGVDPARVVFLASGSASLFLAIESLDLGPGDEVVLPSVSFIAAANAIVSCGARPVFCDVDPRTLNPTAEDVAAAITPRTKAVVVLHYGGYPGDVERIAALCRDRGVELVEDAACSVASRVGGRACGTFGDSAIWSFDAMKVLTTGDGGMLYVRDPDRALRVRRLAYHGLAQLSGFSGAKSSRQWWKLDVQEPGRRVIGNDLTAAIGSVQLRRLGGLVARRREIVELYDRELADVPGVLPPPALPEGHETSYYFYWVQLADGIRDDVASDLYAAGIYTTFRYEPLHKVPLYGFDGELPHSDHLATRTLCLPLHPGLTDADVHTVVSQLRKAVEARTTA from the coding sequence ATGATCAGCCTGTTCCAACCCCAGGTGGGCGACGAGGAGCTGGCGGCGGTGGCCGAGGTCGTGGCGAGCAGGTGGCTGGGCCACGGACCGCGCACCGCCGCCTTCGAGGCCGAGTTCGCCGAGCACCTCGGCGTCGACCCGGCGCGGGTGGTCTTCCTGGCCTCCGGCAGCGCGAGCCTGTTCCTCGCGATCGAGTCGCTGGACCTCGGGCCCGGCGACGAGGTCGTGCTGCCGTCGGTCAGCTTCATCGCGGCGGCGAACGCGATCGTCTCCTGCGGCGCGCGGCCGGTGTTCTGCGACGTGGACCCCAGGACGCTCAACCCGACCGCCGAGGACGTCGCGGCGGCGATCACGCCGCGCACCAAGGCGGTGGTGGTCCTGCACTACGGCGGGTACCCCGGCGACGTCGAGCGGATCGCGGCGCTGTGCCGGGACCGGGGCGTCGAACTGGTCGAGGACGCCGCCTGCTCGGTCGCCTCCCGGGTGGGCGGGCGGGCCTGCGGCACGTTCGGCGACTCGGCCATCTGGAGCTTCGACGCGATGAAGGTCCTCACCACCGGCGACGGCGGCATGCTGTACGTGCGCGACCCGGACCGGGCGCTGCGCGTGCGCCGGCTGGCCTACCACGGGCTGGCGCAGCTCAGCGGGTTCAGCGGCGCGAAGTCGTCCCGGCAGTGGTGGAAGCTGGACGTGCAGGAGCCCGGCCGGCGCGTGATCGGCAACGACCTCACCGCCGCCATCGGCTCCGTGCAGCTGCGGCGGCTGGGCGGGCTGGTCGCGCGGCGGCGGGAGATCGTGGAGCTGTACGACCGCGAACTGGCCGACGTGCCGGGAGTGCTGCCGCCGCCCGCCCTGCCGGAGGGGCACGAGACCTCGTACTACTTCTACTGGGTGCAGCTGGCGGACGGGATCCGCGACGACGTGGCGTCCGACCTCTACGCCGCGGGCATCTACACGACGTTCCGCTACGAGCCGCTGCACAAGGTGCCCCTGTACGGGTTCGACGGCGAGCTGCCCCACTCCGACCACCTCGCCACCCGGACCCTGTGCCTGCCGCTGCACCCGGGCTTGACCGACGCCGACGTGCACACGGTCGTTTCCCAGCTGCGCAAGGCGGTCGAGGCACGCACCACCGCCTGA
- a CDS encoding ATP-grasp domain-containing protein encodes MPTGYLRALKQAVTGDPATPLVFLCNFEVEQRWATGFPGLPAPAFSMTGPLVTRMEELGALLAGPDDHLIAQHPLDPNFLDYVRSLGLEPPTVLVTDGPDAESTAARASASPQLLATLRGLAARGARLMPMGLADDGLALAELGGLPVAAPDLATVVRVNSKIYSRRLVEDTGLRAVPGWCCETVGEFADLMATVGEQCSPDSALVVKDAYGVSGKGLVVLDDPAKARRVVRAATARAKRRDDDRLHVVVETWLPKRADLNYQLTVDAHGEVRLDFVKEALTRNGVHLGHISPTELDDVQYNEVRHAADVVGKALHADGFTGVVGVDAVVTTDGTVYPVLEINARFNMSTYQGSVLEVLAGRLPASLAGQHTLRLTAPMTFADVRAALGPLAEIDPVKGGVVVTCFGTVNAMADRQPGESFEGRLYFIALGPDRAAVTELAAATRTALDTHTGGAR; translated from the coding sequence ATGCCCACCGGATACCTGCGCGCCCTGAAACAGGCGGTCACCGGCGACCCGGCCACCCCGCTGGTCTTCCTCTGCAACTTCGAGGTGGAGCAGCGCTGGGCGACCGGCTTCCCCGGCTTGCCCGCGCCCGCCTTCTCCATGACCGGACCGCTCGTCACCAGGATGGAGGAACTGGGCGCGCTGCTGGCGGGCCCCGACGACCACCTGATCGCGCAACACCCGCTCGACCCGAATTTCTTGGACTACGTCCGCTCGCTCGGGCTGGAGCCGCCGACCGTCCTGGTCACCGACGGCCCGGACGCGGAGTCCACGGCGGCGCGCGCGTCGGCCTCACCGCAGCTCCTGGCCACGCTGCGCGGGCTGGCCGCCCGGGGCGCGCGGCTCATGCCGATGGGTCTGGCCGACGACGGGCTGGCGCTGGCCGAGCTCGGCGGGCTGCCGGTGGCGGCACCGGACCTGGCCACGGTGGTCCGGGTGAACAGCAAGATCTACAGCCGCCGCCTGGTCGAGGACACCGGCCTGCGGGCCGTCCCGGGATGGTGCTGCGAAACGGTGGGCGAGTTCGCCGACCTGATGGCGACGGTGGGCGAGCAGTGCTCCCCCGACTCGGCGCTGGTGGTCAAGGACGCCTACGGCGTCTCCGGCAAGGGCCTGGTCGTGCTGGACGACCCGGCCAAGGCGCGGCGGGTGGTCCGCGCGGCCACCGCTCGGGCCAAGCGCCGCGACGACGACCGGCTGCACGTGGTCGTGGAGACCTGGCTGCCCAAGCGCGCGGACCTGAACTACCAGCTCACCGTGGACGCCCACGGCGAGGTGCGGCTGGACTTCGTCAAGGAGGCCCTGACCCGCAACGGCGTCCACTTGGGACACATCAGTCCCACCGAGCTGGACGACGTGCAGTACAACGAAGTGCGCCACGCGGCCGACGTCGTCGGCAAGGCGCTGCACGCCGACGGCTTCACCGGCGTGGTCGGCGTGGACGCCGTCGTCACCACGGACGGCACGGTGTACCCGGTGCTGGAGATCAACGCCCGGTTCAACATGTCCACCTACCAGGGCAGCGTGCTGGAGGTGCTGGCCGGCCGCCTGCCCGCGTCCCTGGCCGGGCAGCACACCCTGCGCCTGACCGCCCCGATGACGTTCGCCGACGTGCGGGCCGCGCTGGGGCCGCTGGCCGAGATCGACCCCGTCAAGGGCGGCGTCGTCGTCACCTGCTTCGGCACGGTCAACGCGATGGCCGACCGGCAGCCGGGCGAGTCGTTCGAGGGCCGCCTGTACTTCATCGCGCTCGGCCCCGACCGCGCGGCGGTGACCGAGCTGGCCGCCGCGACCAGGACCGCGCTCGACACCCACACCGGAGGCGCGCGATGA
- a CDS encoding 3-oxoacyl-[acyl-carrier-protein] synthase III C-terminal domain-containing protein, translating into MVAAGLAIEAMTAFVPEPVSSIEAVAPRLRLGRAKVKLFRKVHGLDRLHLDPDLSVLDLVTTPAARLVADLADPDRITHVVYAHTIQDVAPAGFDIATALAARLGLHRANAFALTQQNCASGLAAVDVCGELLAAADDPDALALVVTGEKAFSPMAQLIENTTIMGDASAACLVGRSGAGERVLSYHSRTDGRYADGIRLDARLNGQFGLEYAARLAETIRAALAQAGLTLADVELVVPHNVNVSSWRKVVELLGTDPATVFLDNVAEYGHCYCSDPFLNYTQLRDRGRLTAGGHYVCTALGLGATYAAMVLRHEG; encoded by the coding sequence ATGGTGGCTGCCGGGCTCGCGATCGAGGCGATGACCGCGTTCGTGCCCGAACCGGTGTCCTCGATCGAGGCGGTCGCGCCCCGCCTGCGGCTGGGCCGGGCCAAGGTCAAGCTGTTCCGGAAGGTGCACGGGCTCGACCGCCTCCACCTGGACCCGGACCTGTCCGTGCTGGACCTCGTCACCACGCCCGCGGCCCGGCTCGTCGCGGACCTCGCCGACCCGGACCGGATCACGCACGTGGTCTACGCGCACACCATCCAGGACGTCGCGCCCGCCGGGTTCGACATCGCCACCGCCCTGGCCGCGCGGCTCGGGCTGCACCGGGCCAACGCGTTCGCGCTCACCCAGCAGAACTGCGCCAGCGGCCTGGCCGCGGTGGACGTCTGCGGCGAGCTGCTCGCCGCCGCCGACGACCCGGACGCCCTCGCGCTCGTGGTCACCGGCGAGAAGGCCTTCTCCCCCATGGCGCAGCTGATCGAGAACACCACGATCATGGGTGACGCCTCGGCGGCCTGCCTGGTCGGCCGTTCCGGCGCGGGCGAGCGGGTGCTGTCCTACCACTCGCGCACCGACGGCCGCTACGCCGACGGCATCCGGCTCGACGCCCGGCTCAACGGGCAGTTCGGGCTGGAGTACGCGGCCCGGCTGGCCGAGACGATCCGGGCGGCGCTGGCCCAGGCCGGTCTCACCCTGGCCGACGTCGAGCTCGTCGTGCCGCACAACGTGAACGTCTCGTCGTGGCGGAAGGTGGTCGAGCTGCTCGGCACGGACCCCGCCACCGTGTTCCTGGACAACGTCGCCGAGTACGGCCACTGCTACTGCAGCGACCCGTTCCTGAACTACACCCAGCTCCGCGACCGGGGCCGGTTGACCGCGGGCGGCCACTACGTGTGCACCGCACTCGGGCTCGGCGCCACGTACGCCGCCATGGTCTTACGCCACGAAGGATGA
- the rfbA gene encoding glucose-1-phosphate thymidylyltransferase RfbA, with translation MKGIILAGGSGTRLHPITLGVSKQLLPVYDKPMIYYPLSVLMLANIRDILLISTPADLPQFRRLLGDGSRLGLRIDYAEQDQPRGLADAFRIGAEHIGDDSVALVLGDNIFHGPAFSEVLLRAAASVDGCVLFGYPVQDPERYGVAEVDARGRLVSVEEKPLLPRSNRAITGLYFYDNDVVSIARDLRPSPRGELEITDVNRAYLDRGKAALVDLGRGFAWLDTGTHDSLMEAGKYVEILQNRQGVRIACVEEVALRMGFIDVDACHALGAELAGTGYGQYVMGVANLARSLEAVG, from the coding sequence GTGAAGGGAATCATCCTGGCCGGTGGCAGTGGCACGCGGTTGCACCCGATCACGCTGGGCGTCTCCAAGCAACTGCTGCCGGTATACGACAAACCGATGATCTACTACCCGCTGTCCGTGCTGATGCTCGCGAACATCCGCGACATCCTGCTGATCTCGACGCCGGCGGACCTGCCGCAGTTCCGCAGGCTGCTCGGTGACGGGTCGCGGCTGGGCCTGCGGATCGACTACGCCGAGCAGGACCAGCCGCGCGGGCTCGCCGACGCGTTCCGCATCGGCGCGGAGCACATCGGCGACGACAGCGTGGCGCTCGTGCTGGGGGACAACATCTTCCACGGCCCCGCGTTCTCCGAGGTGCTGCTGCGCGCCGCGGCCTCCGTCGACGGCTGCGTCCTGTTCGGCTACCCCGTGCAGGACCCCGAGCGCTACGGCGTCGCCGAGGTCGACGCGCGCGGCAGGCTCGTGTCGGTGGAGGAGAAACCGCTGCTGCCGCGGTCCAACCGCGCCATCACCGGCCTGTACTTCTACGACAACGACGTGGTGTCCATCGCGCGGGACCTGCGCCCCTCGCCGCGCGGCGAGCTGGAGATCACCGACGTCAACCGCGCCTACCTCGACCGCGGCAAGGCCGCGCTGGTGGACCTCGGCCGCGGCTTCGCCTGGCTGGACACCGGGACGCACGACTCGCTGATGGAGGCGGGCAAGTACGTCGAGATCCTGCAGAACCGCCAGGGCGTGCGCATCGCCTGCGTCGAGGAAGTGGCGCTGCGCATGGGGTTCATCGACGTCGACGCCTGCCACGCGCTCGGGGCCGAGCTGGCCGGTACCGGCTACGGCCAGTACGTGATGGGCGTGGCCAACCTCGCCCGCTCCCTCGAAGCGGTGGGGTGA
- a CDS encoding condensation domain-containing protein, translating to MVTNSVVVRFRGERAVEGPMTLGQLNAHKWLSWTSTPEYGMQYWRLPADAGGFAVTDFAEVLAVLLARHEGLRTTFPGGGRQRVVDSGELDLRVLAWEDGADPGELDRVVDAVPYDWAADLPVSAAVAVRSGRVCGAVLRCSHLAADHKGMVVLGREVEQMLADPAARVVGPPRHQPVDQAESERRPSTRRRAEGALDYWAGRLRRMPANPLAAPPGPGPAESRAMEMVSHAGAAALSRIERRTSLDRSNIVLAAVLSVLAERTGERDHLFCALSNNRFFDRRLSDHVGTLAASSLVEVDGRGATFDELGERVRSGMVRASMSAMYDAHRLHAIAEQVEHERGVAFHYFPPIFNNAAAYIRSHPAPHARPTPPTEFTWRRMERTPAPLRFDLWRLDSVLAMDAWTADTSRIGRPEVESTLRAVERLLVAAAEDDLSPGEVSGIVDLPRLERGDDWLFLDSCWVHLPEVQRLLDDTLAPARVFAEADDRRLVAYLAATDAVTTPEEAHARCMSRLADHPAAIAPRHYVLCHEAPTTPHDPSSWQRQPVLTEGPGRRTHHPLAASPSTT from the coding sequence ATGGTGACGAATTCCGTCGTCGTGCGTTTTCGTGGCGAGCGCGCGGTCGAAGGGCCGATGACCCTGGGCCAGCTCAACGCGCACAAGTGGCTCAGCTGGACGTCCACCCCCGAGTACGGCATGCAGTACTGGCGCCTGCCCGCCGACGCCGGCGGGTTCGCCGTGACCGACTTCGCCGAGGTGCTGGCCGTGCTGCTGGCCCGGCACGAAGGGCTGCGCACCACCTTCCCCGGCGGCGGCAGGCAGCGGGTGGTCGACTCCGGGGAGCTGGACCTGCGGGTCCTGGCCTGGGAGGACGGCGCGGACCCGGGGGAGTTGGACCGGGTCGTCGACGCGGTGCCCTACGACTGGGCCGCGGACCTGCCGGTGAGCGCCGCCGTCGCGGTCCGGTCCGGTCGGGTGTGCGGGGCCGTCCTGCGGTGCTCGCACCTGGCCGCCGACCACAAGGGGATGGTGGTCCTCGGTCGGGAGGTCGAGCAGATGCTGGCCGACCCGGCGGCCCGGGTCGTCGGCCCGCCCCGGCACCAGCCGGTGGACCAGGCCGAGTCCGAGCGGCGCCCGTCGACGCGGCGGCGCGCGGAGGGCGCGCTGGACTACTGGGCCGGCCGGCTGCGCCGGATGCCGGCCAACCCGCTCGCCGCGCCGCCCGGTCCCGGCCCGGCGGAGTCGCGGGCGATGGAGATGGTGTCGCACGCCGGCGCGGCGGCCCTGTCGCGGATCGAGCGCCGCACGTCGCTGGACCGGTCCAACATCGTCCTGGCCGCGGTCCTGTCGGTGCTGGCGGAGCGCACCGGCGAGCGGGACCACCTGTTCTGCGCGCTGTCGAACAACCGCTTCTTCGACCGCAGGCTGTCCGACCACGTCGGCACGCTGGCGGCCTCCAGCCTGGTCGAGGTCGACGGCCGCGGGGCGACGTTCGACGAGCTGGGTGAACGGGTGCGGTCGGGGATGGTGCGCGCGTCCATGAGCGCCATGTACGACGCACACCGGCTGCACGCCATCGCCGAACAGGTCGAGCACGAACGCGGCGTGGCGTTCCACTACTTCCCCCCGATCTTCAACAACGCCGCCGCGTACATCCGCTCCCACCCCGCCCCGCACGCGCGTCCCACGCCGCCGACCGAGTTCACCTGGCGCCGCATGGAGCGGACCCCCGCGCCACTGCGCTTCGACCTGTGGCGCCTGGACTCCGTGCTGGCCATGGACGCCTGGACCGCCGACACGTCCCGCATCGGCCGCCCCGAGGTCGAGTCGACGCTGCGGGCGGTGGAACGCCTCCTGGTCGCCGCGGCCGAGGACGACCTGTCGCCGGGGGAGGTGAGCGGGATCGTCGACCTGCCGCGCCTCGAGCGCGGCGACGACTGGCTGTTCCTGGACTCCTGCTGGGTCCACCTGCCGGAGGTGCAACGGCTCCTGGACGACACCCTGGCGCCGGCCCGCGTCTTCGCCGAGGCCGACGACCGGCGGCTGGTCGCCTACCTGGCGGCCACCGACGCGGTGACCACCCCCGAAGAAGCCCACGCCCGCTGCATGTCCCGGCTGGCCGACCACCCCGCCGCCATCGCACCCCGCCACTACGTCCTCTGCCACGAGGCCCCGACCACGCCGCACGACCCGTCCTCCTGGCAACGCCAACCGGTCCTGACCGAAGGCCCCGGCCGCCGCACCCACCACCCGCTCGCGGCCTCCCCCTCCACCACCTGA
- a CDS encoding NUDIX hydrolase, with amino-acid sequence MGITQRLPLSREEFDSIYAKVARLTVEVLVHTEDGVLLTRRGIEPCLGYWHLPGGTVLFGERLVDAVRRVARNELDVEVEVGGQLGVIEYPSLLASGYRGWPVGLVFAARIVAGVPARTEQSAQVGYFRTLPHDVIHDQAAFIARLGLAAPAEG; translated from the coding sequence ATGGGGATCACGCAGCGGTTGCCGCTGAGCAGGGAAGAGTTCGACAGCATCTACGCGAAGGTCGCCCGGCTCACCGTCGAGGTGCTCGTCCACACCGAGGACGGCGTGCTGCTGACCCGGCGCGGGATCGAGCCGTGCCTGGGGTACTGGCACCTGCCCGGCGGCACGGTGCTGTTCGGGGAGCGCCTGGTCGACGCGGTCCGGCGGGTGGCGCGCAACGAGTTGGACGTCGAGGTCGAGGTGGGCGGGCAGCTCGGGGTCATCGAGTACCCGAGCCTGCTGGCCTCCGGTTACCGGGGGTGGCCGGTGGGCCTGGTGTTCGCCGCCCGCATCGTCGCGGGCGTGCCCGCGCGCACCGAGCAGAGCGCGCAGGTGGGCTACTTCCGCACCCTGCCGCACGACGTCATCCACGACCAAGCCGCGTTCATCGCCCGGCTGGGGCTGGCCGCGCCCGCCGAGGGCTGA
- a CDS encoding phosphopantetheine-binding protein: MSELHVQGIPVSAIAEEFGTPLYLYDADVLADTYTALRDRLHPAVEVYFSLKANPNVSVCAELVRLGAGTEVSSAIELATASLAGSRPEHTIFLGPGKTDGELRACVDAGIRTTVVESAGELRRLDAIVDGRGGAPVDVLLRVNPAFTTKGSGLSMGGKPRQFGIDEQDVPSVVALARTLPHVRVAGLHAYMGTRILNATDIVHNTRGILDMAAGLHDSSGVPLDTVDIGGGLGVAYFDNEKDLDLDAVTAGVNAVVEEFLADHPDTRLIMELGRYLVAFAGRYVVRVLDVKTSRGEAFAIADGGTNHHMAAVGIGSFVKRNFPIRSLTRFDEPATGPCTVTGPLCTPNDVIGKKVPLAPVAVGDLLGVERSGAYGPTASPVQFLSHGYPAEVLVRDGQAHLVRRRDTAEDLLGKQILLPVRSADRREDPMNRDETIEAVKVALADVLQRELPATHEDTRLFEDLHLDSTSVLEVLMTLEDSVGIEVDPEELQPEHLKTIGSLADYALDQAGERARG; encoded by the coding sequence ATGAGCGAACTGCACGTGCAAGGGATCCCGGTCTCGGCGATCGCCGAGGAGTTCGGGACCCCGCTCTACCTCTACGACGCCGACGTCCTCGCCGACACCTACACCGCCCTGCGGGACCGCCTGCACCCCGCGGTGGAGGTCTACTTCTCGCTCAAGGCCAACCCCAACGTCAGCGTCTGCGCCGAGCTGGTGCGCCTGGGCGCGGGCACCGAGGTCTCCTCGGCCATCGAGCTGGCCACCGCGAGCCTCGCCGGTTCACGCCCGGAGCACACCATCTTCCTCGGACCGGGCAAGACCGACGGGGAGCTGCGGGCTTGCGTCGACGCCGGCATCCGGACCACCGTCGTCGAGTCCGCCGGCGAACTGCGCCGCCTGGACGCCATCGTGGACGGACGCGGCGGTGCGCCGGTCGACGTGCTGCTGCGCGTCAACCCCGCGTTCACCACCAAGGGTTCCGGGCTGTCGATGGGCGGCAAGCCCCGGCAGTTCGGCATCGACGAGCAGGACGTGCCCTCGGTCGTGGCGCTCGCGCGCACGCTGCCGCACGTGCGGGTCGCCGGGCTGCACGCCTACATGGGCACCCGGATCCTCAACGCGACCGACATCGTGCACAACACCCGCGGCATCCTGGACATGGCCGCCGGGCTGCACGACAGCAGCGGCGTGCCACTGGACACAGTGGACATCGGCGGCGGGCTCGGCGTCGCGTACTTCGACAACGAGAAGGACCTGGACCTCGACGCGGTCACCGCGGGCGTGAACGCCGTGGTCGAGGAGTTCCTGGCCGACCACCCCGACACCCGGCTGATCATGGAGCTGGGCCGCTACCTGGTCGCGTTCGCCGGCCGGTACGTGGTGCGGGTGCTGGACGTCAAGACGTCGAGGGGCGAGGCGTTCGCGATCGCGGACGGCGGCACCAACCACCACATGGCCGCGGTCGGCATCGGCAGCTTCGTCAAGCGCAACTTCCCGATCCGCTCGCTGACCCGGTTCGACGAGCCGGCCACCGGGCCGTGCACCGTCACCGGCCCGCTGTGCACGCCCAACGACGTGATCGGCAAGAAGGTCCCGCTGGCGCCGGTGGCGGTCGGCGACCTGCTCGGCGTCGAACGCTCGGGCGCCTACGGACCGACCGCCTCCCCCGTGCAGTTCCTCAGCCACGGCTACCCGGCGGAGGTCCTGGTGCGGGACGGCCAGGCGCACCTGGTGCGCCGCCGCGACACCGCCGAAGACCTGCTCGGCAAGCAGATCCTGCTCCCGGTGCGGAGCGCCGACCGAAGGGAAGACCCGATGAACCGCGACGAGACGATCGAGGCCGTGAAGGTCGCGTTGGCCGACGTGCTGCAACGCGAACTGCCCGCCACCCACGAGGACACCCGGCTGTTCGAGGACCTCCACCTGGACTCCACGTCGGTGCTGGAGGTGCTGATGACGCTGGAGGACTCGGTGGGCATCGAGGTCGACCCGGAGGAGCTGCAGCCGGAGCACCTGAAGACGATCGGCTCGCTGGCCGACTACGCGCTCGACCAGGCCGGCGAGCGCGCCCGCGGTTAG